A window of Microcystis aeruginosa FD4 contains these coding sequences:
- a CDS encoding serine protease, whose product MKRKDIKIGRRYSSKPLQIFLIIAFIAAAPFAIFYLIALAYLWQGDRLLAAGEKESALSAYRTVLSFDENSGQAHIKIAQVLQSQKRYSEALQAYDRGFIVNDKPPMEPSQSNHLVALGDIFAQEEKWSEAIDAYRKAIIIKPTFKAQFQLGKALYNLQRWDEAAKALQAAVFLDPSQGKAYFYLGKAYSEQQLWPEASYAYQQALELIPNQGETSKKLGETLAKQGKWEEAEQIYRQALIYAPKDGDIYNYLGKALAEQGKLGEAMAVFQQARQISPKNANIYENLCYTYINSGQIDEGLNWCRQAVEIDPNLSEARFILQEIQRGRLIHDHPELLKMPEIIPSVKSDPLVNLKRSIVKIVIRGQNKNGIGTGWLLKRDQDTAWIVTNRHVVTNSRQEIDAEARIFVEYYSQPPQGKIRKRSKAKILHITTPNDWLDLAVVEVKNPPPDLKPLALAPLPIAANQPVISIGNPFNQKDWTVSKGTVNDNNQKSLSLSMFVVSGQSGSPVLNDKNQVVGVISQASLFCDNPSTPKPLENAVRLGCGFAIPIDRVRERLREWGTFSVISNQ is encoded by the coding sequence ATGAAAAGAAAAGATATTAAAATCGGTCGCCGCTATTCTAGCAAACCCCTGCAAATATTTTTAATTATTGCCTTCATCGCCGCCGCTCCCTTTGCTATTTTTTATCTTATTGCCCTGGCTTATCTTTGGCAAGGCGATCGACTTTTGGCCGCGGGGGAGAAGGAATCGGCTCTGTCTGCTTACCGAACAGTTTTATCTTTTGACGAAAATTCGGGACAAGCCCATATAAAAATCGCTCAGGTGTTGCAAAGTCAAAAACGCTATTCTGAAGCCTTACAAGCCTATGATCGTGGCTTTATCGTTAATGATAAACCACCGATGGAACCCTCCCAAAGTAATCATTTAGTCGCTTTGGGAGATATCTTCGCCCAAGAGGAAAAATGGTCAGAGGCGATCGATGCTTACCGAAAAGCAATTATCATTAAACCAACTTTTAAAGCGCAATTTCAGCTAGGAAAAGCTCTCTATAATTTACAACGTTGGGATGAGGCAGCGAAAGCTCTGCAAGCAGCGGTTTTTCTCGATCCTAGTCAGGGAAAAGCCTATTTTTATCTGGGAAAGGCCTACAGTGAACAGCAACTCTGGCCAGAGGCCAGTTATGCCTATCAGCAAGCTCTAGAATTGATACCTAATCAGGGTGAAACCTCCAAAAAATTAGGAGAAACCCTAGCAAAACAGGGAAAATGGGAGGAAGCAGAGCAAATATATCGGCAGGCTTTAATTTACGCTCCTAAAGATGGGGATATTTATAATTATTTAGGTAAAGCTTTAGCGGAACAGGGAAAACTAGGGGAAGCGATGGCAGTTTTTCAACAGGCGCGGCAAATTAGCCCCAAAAATGCCAATATTTACGAAAATCTCTGTTATACCTATATCAATAGCGGTCAGATCGATGAGGGTCTAAATTGGTGTCGGCAGGCCGTAGAAATTGATCCCAATTTATCAGAAGCTAGATTTATTTTACAGGAAATCCAACGGGGGCGATTAATTCACGATCATCCCGAATTATTAAAAATGCCAGAGATAATTCCCAGTGTTAAGAGTGATCCTCTGGTGAATTTAAAACGCTCAATTGTTAAAATTGTCATTCGCGGCCAAAATAAAAATGGCATCGGCACTGGTTGGTTATTAAAACGAGATCAAGATACAGCTTGGATCGTGACTAACCGCCATGTGGTCACGAATTCCCGTCAAGAAATCGATGCAGAGGCGCGCATTTTTGTCGAGTATTATAGCCAACCCCCCCAGGGAAAAATTCGCAAGCGTTCAAAAGCTAAAATTCTCCACATTACCACCCCTAACGACTGGCTCGATTTAGCAGTCGTAGAGGTAAAAAATCCCCCCCCAGATTTAAAACCTTTAGCTTTAGCACCCCTACCAATTGCCGCTAATCAACCAGTAATCTCGATCGGTAATCCTTTTAATCAAAAAGATTGGACTGTCAGCAAAGGCACTGTTAATGATAATAACCAAAAATCCTTAAGTTTATCCATGTTTGTCGTTTCTGGACAGTCGGGAAGTCCAGTTTTAAACGATAAAAATCAAGTGGTGGGAGTGATTTCCCAAGCGAGTTTATTTTGTGACAATCCCTCCACTCCTAAACCCCTAGAAAATGCCGTTAGATTGGGCTGCGGTTTCGCAATTCCCATTGACAGAGTGCGAGAAAGGTTAAGGGAGTGGGGAACTTTTTCAGTAATCAGTAATCAGTAA